The following proteins are co-located in the Polystyrenella longa genome:
- the rplM gene encoding 50S ribosomal protein L13: MIVVSKTTIEKNETFKPSWYTVDADNQIVGRLASKLAMVLMGKHKPVYTPHVDTGDYVIVLNAHLVRFSGRELAHNEHPYLTEKMMKKEYDSYSGFPGGRKVQTGLQVWQRHPEKILHEAVRRMLPKNKLGVKMLKKLKLVCGNEHGYQAQQPVELPGHLLPK, from the coding sequence ATTATTGTCGTGTCCAAGACAACCATTGAAAAAAACGAGACGTTCAAACCGAGCTGGTATACGGTTGACGCCGATAATCAGATCGTCGGTCGTCTGGCGAGCAAGCTGGCGATGGTACTGATGGGCAAACATAAGCCTGTCTACACGCCGCATGTGGACACGGGCGATTACGTCATCGTGTTAAATGCACATCTAGTTCGCTTCAGCGGTCGGGAACTGGCTCACAATGAGCATCCTTACCTGACTGAGAAAATGATGAAAAAAGAGTACGACAGCTACTCCGGTTTTCCCGGTGGTCGTAAAGTTCAGACCGGTCTGCAAGTGTGGCAACGCCACCCTGAAAAAATTCTGCACGAAGCAGTTCGTCGGATGCTGCCCAAGAACAAGTTGGGTGTCAAAATGCTCAAAAAACTGAAGTTGGTTTGCGGCAATGAGCACGGGTACCAGGCTCAACAGCCTGTGGAATTACCCGGGCATCTGCTGCCTAAGTAA